CGTGATAACATTAAGAAAACTGAAATTGCCTATGTCCAAAACTACTTATTGCGATTTTTTATTTTCCGCCCCTCGGCAGCATTTGATAGATTTAACAACCGTTTGGGGTCAGGATCAAAGCTAATCCTTGGTTGTCTCACATTGTATTAGCATGAGACAAACTGAACCGAAGTAGAAACACACAAAAGGATATTCTACATGAAAATTCGAGTTACTGATAGGAATAAGCAACAAGATGAAATCTGTTTTGAAGATATTATGGACATCTTAATTGTGCCTTATGGCGACGAGAGAATTCGTTTGCAGATTTGGGTGGATACTATTGACAGAAAAGATTTATATGTCGCAGAGAATGATATATCCTATCTTCTTTTTTTATTTTTCCATTGCGAGCGCCGAGGCAACAAACGTCCTGAAGTTGGAACGGCTGGCAAAACTACTGAATTTGAAGAAATTTTCACTGAGTTTAGAAACGTCTATTTGAGGTATCATGAGCAGTGTATTCTTGGCTTGTAGAGTAACTTTCTGTTCCAGCCTGTCTCATTCTGCCTCAACATAGGAGGACTTTATGAATCGCATACTTGAACGAATTACGTTTATGGTTATCGGAGCACTCATCGCTAGCATCACATACCTTGTTGGAAACGCCGACCGCGGGGCAGAAGCACAAGAGGGCGTAGTACGAGTAAAACAAATAACACGGTTCGATAGAATTGAAGTTTCGGAAATCGTCCTGAAAAACGAGAATGGAGAGATATTTCTCGGCTTTAAGAAGGACGACACGGCAGAAGGTGATCTAGTACCAACAATTGAGCTTGGTGCGAAAGGTGACGATCTCTCTGGTGGAGGTAGGATAATCTTGCGGGTGGAGGATAATGCTGCCAAAGTCAGAGTTACCACAGTTGTCCCTCCATTCGAGAATATGTTATCGGAGGGGATAAGGCTGCTAACAACAGGTTCAATCCGTCAGGCTGACATACCGGCCACAGCAGCTATAAAGGTTGGAGACAACATACTCAGCTTCGAACAAACAAAAAAGTAACTTACAACCAATACCATATTGGGTCAACATGCGACAAATTGAACCAAAGTAAAAACGCGCGAAATGCCAAAAAACCTCAATCACTGAAACTGTCAAATTCGTATCGGTTTCAAAATCAACGCTCCATCGTGCCTGTTCCAAAGGCAAACTATCAGTCAAGAAAAATGTGAAAGGCAGGTAGAGCGTTGATACTACCAAACTTCATCCGTTAGTTTGTTTATTGCATTCTTTAAAGGAAAGATAACTGTGACTTTTGCAAATCGACACGTCGGTCCCCGTTCAGAAGACATCGAACTGATGTTGACGACGCTCGGCTATTCTTCGATGACAGATTTTATCGAAGACGTTGTACCATCGGACATTCGGTCATCGTCAGCCTTGAGTTTAGATGGAAATGTGGGTGGTTCAAAGTCAGAACCGGAAGCACTTTCGGCATTAAAAGAGCTTGCGTCCGAAAATCAGGTTTTCCGTTCTTTTATCGGAATGGGATACTACAACTCCTTTGTCCCGCCAGTGATTCAACGGAACATTCTGGAGAACCCAGGCTGGTACACGCAATATACACCCTATCAAGCCGAGATCTCACAGGGACGTTTGGAAGCACTTCTTAACTTTCAGACAATGGTCATTGACTTAACAGGCTTACCCGTTGCGAACGCCTCACTTCTTGACGAGGCAACAGCTGCCGCGGAAGCGATGGGAATGTGTGTTGCAAATGTACCGCAGCAGATCAGTCGAACTTTTTTTGTATCAGAAACGTGTCATCCACAAACGATCGCTGTTCTACAAACACGCGCTGAACCCCTCGGCATTGAATTACAAATCGGGGACCACCGTGATGTCAATTTTGACACACCGATCTTAGGTGCCATCGTGCAATATCCCGCCACAGATGGTGCGATTTACGATTATCATCCATTTGCTGAACAGGTGCATGCCGCTGGTGGATTATTTGTTACCGCCACAGACCTGTTAGCACTCGTCCTATTAAAGCCTCCTGGTGAATTCGGGGCAGACATTGCTATCGGCAACTCGCAACGGTTTGGCGTTCCGCTTGGATATGGCGGGCCCCACGCAGCTTTTCTCTCTACACATGAAGAGCTTAAACGGAGTATCCCCGGACGGATTGCAGGCGTATCCCATGATGCAAACGGCAAACCGGCTATCCGTTTGGCACTCCAAACACGGGAACAACACATTCGGCGGGAAAAAGCGACGAGTAACATCTGCACGGCGCAAGTGCTACTCGCTGTTATGGCGGGGATGTATGCGGTTTACCATGGACCGACAGGTCTTAAGCACATCGCGGAACGCATACATTCGCTCACCTGTACCCTGCGTGCTGGACTTGAAGAAAGGGGCTACACTACAGGTGAATACCCGGCTTTTGATACGCTTTCTGTTACCGTTCCAGAAGGAACAGCGGATATTCTAACTTCTGCCAACGCGAGACAGATAAACCTGCGGGCGATTGATACAACACACATCGGCATCTCCTTAGACGAAACAACGACATCAACAGATGTTGAAGAACTCCAACAGATTTTCGCGGAAAACAACACCAAAAACAACTTGATGTCGGGAAGGGAAAACTGGAAAGCGGAAAAGGATGGGGACACAATCTTCCAGTCTTCCAACCCTCCATCCATCCCTATAGAACTCCAGCGAGAAACCTCCTATCTAACACATCCGATTTTCAACAGTTATCATTCCGAAACTGAGATGCTCCGCTATATCCACAGACTTCAAACCAAAGATATCTCTCTTGTGAATGCAATGATACCACTGGGTTCCTGCACGATGAAACTCAACGCTACGGCGGAAATGGTCCCAGTGACATGGCGCGAGTTCGGTGAACTCCATCCGTTCGCCCCGCGTGAACAAGCGAAAGGTTACGAGCATCTCTTTTCGCAATTGGAGACGTGGTTAGCCAAGATAACAGGTTACAGCGGTATCTCATTGCAACCGAACGCAGGTTCACAAGGCGAATATGCCGGACTGTTAGTAATTCGTAAATATCACCAGAGCCGGAATGAAGCACATCGCAACGTCTGCTTAATCCCGACCTCTGCTCACGGTACAAACCCAGCAAGTGCTGTAATGGCAGGCATGCAAGTCGTCGTCGTGGCGTGCGATTCGGAGGGAAATATTGATCTTGAGGACCTCCAAGCGAAAGCAGATAGGCATCGTGAGAACCTCGCCGCTGCCATGATTACGTATCCATCAACGCACGGAGTCTTTGAAGAGAAAATTCGCGAGATTTGCGACATTGTTCATCAATCGGGTGGACAGGTCTACATGGATGGTGCGAATCTGAATGCCCTCGTCGGTATCGGACGCCCTGGGGATATCGGCGCAGATGTTTGCCACCTGAACTTGCATAAAACCTTCTGTATCCCGCACGGTGGTGGTGGACCGGGGATGGGACCGATTGGTGTCAAAGCACATCTCACAGACTTTTTACCGACACATCCACTTGTCCGTGTTGGTGGTCCAGCGGGAATCGGGGCTGTATCGGCAGCACCGTGGGGAAGCCCTGGAATTCTGCCGATCTCTTGGGCATACATCGCTATGATGGGTGCGGATGGACTTAAATCGGCAACAGAAGTTGCGATCCTCAATGCCAATTACATAGCAAAACGGCTCGCAGGACACTATCCTGTGCTTTATACTGGGAAGTGCGGCTTAGTCGCACACGAATGTATCATTGATCTGCGTGCTTTCAAAAAAAGTGCTGATATAGACGTAACGGATGTCGCAAAGCGTCTGATGGATTACGGATTCCACGCCCCGACTGTCTCTTGGCCCGTGCTCGGCACGATGATGATTGAACCGACAGAGAGTGAATCGAAAGCAGAATTGGATCGTTTCTGCGATGCGCTGATTTCAATACGCGAGGAGATAACAGAGATCGAAACCGGGGCAGCCGACCGAACAGATAATGTCCTAAAAAACGCGCCACATACAGCAGAAGTGGTTGTCCAGTCGGGATGGGAGCACCCATATTCACGTGAAAAAGCGGCGTTTCCGAAGCCGTGGGTACGTGACGCTAAATTCTGGCCCCCTGTGGCACGCATTAACGAAGTTTATGGAGACAGGAATCTTATGTGTGCCTGCCCACCACTTGAGGAATACGAATCTGATAATTAACAACCGATAATGATAAAACATGAAAGCAATAATTATAGGTGCTGGAGAGGTCGGATTTCATATCGCCAAACTCCTCACCGCCCAAGCGAACGATGTTGTGCTCATTGACGAATCCCAAGCCGCTTGCGACCGAGTGAATGAGCAGTTGGACCTACAGACGCTACGCGGATCGGGAGCATCACCCCGCCTCCTTAAAATCGCTGGTATCGACGAAGCAAATCTGATTATCGCCGTTACGAACAGCGACGAAATTAATATGCTCGCCTGTCAGATAGCCGATAGATACAAGGTTAGCACAAAAATAGCGCGCGTTTCAAGCCCTGACTATTTCTCTATAGAAAGCGATCTGACCCCGAAGGATTTCGGAATTGACCTTATGGTGAATCCCGAACACCTTTGTGTCGCTGAATTTGTCCGACTTTTACAGGTCCCTGAAGCACGAGAGATTGTCGATTTTGAGGACGGTAGGGTCCAACTTGTCTCTTTTCGGATTAAGCAGTCCAATCCGTTAATTGGTAAATCGCTCGCCGAATTAAACGCGAATGGTCTCCTTAACGATATCCGATTCGCTGCTATCAGTCGCCCAGGACATCCCTCCAATAATGGACATCCAATAAATAACGGCAATCGACACATTATCATTCCAAGAGGCAGTGACGCGCTGCAACAGGGTGACGAAGTATTTGTCATTGGCAGTGCGATAGCAGTTGAACAATTGCTGCGTATTAGCGGCATCGCGTTCCACCAGCAGCTGGACCGGGTCATTATTGTAGGTGCGAGTCCTATTGGTATCGAACTCGCACGTGTGCTTGAAGAAAGAAATACCAACGTCAAACTGATTGAAGCCGATCCAGAGAAGGCGGCATTAGCATCCCAAAGCCTAAAACGCACAACCGTTTTGCAAGGCAATTATCTCCAATTCAGGCTCCTTGAAGAGGCGGGGGTAGACGAAGCTAACGGGTTCATCTCGGTCACAGGGGACGATGAAGACGATATTATGGCATGTATGACGGCGAAAGAGAACGGGGCGCAGCGTGTCCTTGCCCTCGTTCAGCAGCCCCGCTACCTCCCATTGTTAGCACGCATTCCCAGACTCGATGGGGCAGTCAGCCGGCATCTGACGGTCGTCAGTAATATTCTGCGCCTTATTCGCCGTGGACATATCATCTCCGTGGCTTCACTTCACGGAATAGATGCAGAAGTCATCGAGATCGTTGCCGGTGTTAACTCGAAGATTGCTCATAAAGAACTCGTCTCTTTTAAAGCAAAATTCCCAGAAAATGCCTTTATCGGCGCGATTATCCGACGGGATAGACTCATTATTCCGACGGGACAATCTGTTATCCAACCCACAGATCGCGTTATTGTTTTCAGCTTACCAGGGGCAATTCCGGTTGTCGAAGACCTCTTCGCAGAACGCAGAGATTAAATGAGCCTTAAATTAATCTTCTACACGCTCGGTAATTTGCTTATCTGTCTGGCAGGGACGATGCTGTTCCCTTTAGTGGTCGGTATCTACTATCATACAACGGCAGATGAAGTCATACGGACTGATGTGGATGCTTTTGTCATCTCATTGATAATCACGCTCATTGTGGGTCTGATTCTCCGCTTCAGTTTCCGCGCACGGCACGAAGAACTCGGTATACGCGAAGGTTTCGCTGTCGTGGCTATGGGTTGGGTAACGGTTGCACTCTTTGGTTCACTTCCGTATCTGCTAGCGGGCGTATTTCATATCGCAGAACGCTCACCGTGGATAGCGTTTTCCTTCTGTTATTTTGAATCCATGGCGGGGTTTACAACAACCGGTGCGACTGTCCTGACAGAAATTGAAACCCTCTCCCACGCAATGCTCTTCTGGCGTAGCTTCTCACACTGGCTTGGTGGTATGGGGATCGTTGTTCTGGCTGTTGCGATTCTGCCGCTGCTCGGTGTCGGTGGCATGCAGCTTTTTCGCGCCGAAGCACCGGGACCCGAAACCGATCGTCTCACACCCCGAATCACGCAGACCGCCAAGTTGCTCTGGGGCGTTTATCTGCTACTCTCTCTCCTTGAAACAGCTCTACTGATGTTGGGAGGAATGTCGCTGTTTGACTCACTCTGCCATACCTTTGGGACTATGGCGACCGGCGGATTTTCAACAAAAAACGCCAGCATCGGTCACTACGATAGTGTTTATATCGACATGACCATTAGTTTCTTTATGTTTCTTGCTGGTACTAATTTCGCACTTCACTATCGCGTGCTCCGCGGTGATTTCAAAGCCTATTTTCGAGATACTGAATTTAAGTTCTATTGTATCGTCATTGCTGTGAGCATTACCCTCATCTCGTGGAATACCATCAGATTTCAGGTAAATGGAGATATACCTTACGATTCGATGTGGACCTCACTCCGCTATGCCACGTTTCAGGTGATGGCAATCATCACAACGACCGGTTACGGCACTGCTGATTATGAACAGTGGCCCGCTCTTTCCCAGTTCATCTTAGTAACACTCATGTTCTACGGTGGCTGTGCAGGTTCGACAGGCGGTGGCATGAAACAGGTTCGGTTTCTCCTCCTCATCAAACAGAGCGGTGCTGAAATCAAACGCCTTATCTTCCCGCATGCTGTGCTGCCGATTCGGGTGAATGACCGAGTTGTTCCGCCCGAAGTGATGACGAATGTTCTGGGTTTCTTTTTCTTTTTCATCGGAATTTTTGCGATTGTAACCTGCATCATGACAACTTTAGGACTTGACCTTGTTAGTGCTGCGGGGGCAACGATTGCGACCATGGGCAACATCGGTCCCGGTCTCGGTAGCGTAGGCCCGACGGATAACTACGCCCATATTCACACCACTGGAAAATACGTCCTGTCCTTCTGTATGTTGCTGGGACGCTTGGAACTTTATACCGTGCTAATTCTTTTTTCACCGAATTTCTGGAGAAGGTAATTTATGAACACCGATAAACTCCGTAGAGAATACAACGCACACGACGGAAACTTACTTGAGCAGAACGCTTCACTGGATCCGTTTGAACAGTTTGAAAAATGGTTTGCAGATGCAGTCGATGCGAAACTCGACTTACCAGACGCGATGACGTTAGCGACTGCTACGCCACAAGGTGTTCCCTCTGCTCGAATGGTCGTGCTTAGAGGCTTTGACGCAAGAGGTTTCTGTTTTTACACGGATTATGAGAGTCAAAAAGGACGGGAACTTGCGGAGAATCCAAATGCTGCCTTAGTATTTTATTGGCGGGAACTCGATCGTCAGGTACGGAGTACTGGGACTGTTAAAAAGATGTCACCTGAGAAATCAGATGCCTATTTCGCAAGCCGTCCAGTGAGCAGTCAATTGGCTGTGTGGACGGAACGTCAAAGCCTTGTTATCAGCGGACGGGAACACCTCACAAAAGGTTACCAACGCGCAGAACAGACGTATTCACCCGATAGAATTCCGCGTCCGTCGCATTGGGGTGGATACCGGCTTGTGCCAAACCTGTTTGAATTCTGGCAGGGCTGTCCGAGTCGCCTCCACGACCGTCTCTGCTATAAGCTGCAAAGTGATGGAACATGGAAGATGACGCGTTTGTCTCCGTGAATTTTACGTATCATTGTCAGCTGCTTTGTTTTCCGTGTTTGCGGAGTTTGGTCATAGCGGTTTTCTCGATTTTAGAAACCCACTCATGAGATTTTCCAAGTCTCCGACCTACCTTACGAAGACTCAGCAGAGAACCATTAAATCCGTATCGCAAGGAAATTACTTCCTTTTCAATGGAGGAAAGCTTTGAGAGGAGTTGAGACACCGTCAGCTTGTCTTCTATCTCAACAAATCCCGGATCTATGCTGCCAATCGTATCGCTTAGCGTCTCCTCTTCTGGCGAGTCAGCAAGTGGGGCATCCAGACTCTCAAAGGTCTGTTCTGCACATTCACGAAAACACCTAACTTGATCAACCGAGCATTGCATCTCTTCCGCAATTTCTGTGTCTGTCGCACTTTCACCCAGTTTCTGGGAGACGCGGCGAAATTTATTCACTGAGCGGCGTAGTAGGTCTGGGAGATGAAAAAACGTTTGCGTCTTGTTCAGGTAGCAGATGATCTCGCCCAAGATAAAATGCCGGGCGAATGTTGCGAGTCTACCACGGGAAGGAGAATATCGGTTTACCGCTTTGATAAGTCCTATCACACCTTGATTGAAGAGATCTTTGACAT
Above is a window of Candidatus Poribacteria bacterium DNA encoding:
- the gcvP gene encoding aminomethyl-transferring glycine dehydrogenase: MFIAFFKGKITVTFANRHVGPRSEDIELMLTTLGYSSMTDFIEDVVPSDIRSSSALSLDGNVGGSKSEPEALSALKELASENQVFRSFIGMGYYNSFVPPVIQRNILENPGWYTQYTPYQAEISQGRLEALLNFQTMVIDLTGLPVANASLLDEATAAAEAMGMCVANVPQQISRTFFVSETCHPQTIAVLQTRAEPLGIELQIGDHRDVNFDTPILGAIVQYPATDGAIYDYHPFAEQVHAAGGLFVTATDLLALVLLKPPGEFGADIAIGNSQRFGVPLGYGGPHAAFLSTHEELKRSIPGRIAGVSHDANGKPAIRLALQTREQHIRREKATSNICTAQVLLAVMAGMYAVYHGPTGLKHIAERIHSLTCTLRAGLEERGYTTGEYPAFDTLSVTVPEGTADILTSANARQINLRAIDTTHIGISLDETTTSTDVEELQQIFAENNTKNNLMSGRENWKAEKDGDTIFQSSNPPSIPIELQRETSYLTHPIFNSYHSETEMLRYIHRLQTKDISLVNAMIPLGSCTMKLNATAEMVPVTWREFGELHPFAPREQAKGYEHLFSQLETWLAKITGYSGISLQPNAGSQGEYAGLLVIRKYHQSRNEAHRNVCLIPTSAHGTNPASAVMAGMQVVVVACDSEGNIDLEDLQAKADRHRENLAAAMITYPSTHGVFEEKIREICDIVHQSGGQVYMDGANLNALVGIGRPGDIGADVCHLNLHKTFCIPHGGGGPGMGPIGVKAHLTDFLPTHPLVRVGGPAGIGAVSAAPWGSPGILPISWAYIAMMGADGLKSATEVAILNANYIAKRLAGHYPVLYTGKCGLVAHECIIDLRAFKKSADIDVTDVAKRLMDYGFHAPTVSWPVLGTMMIEPTESESKAELDRFCDALISIREEITEIETGAADRTDNVLKNAPHTAEVVVQSGWEHPYSREKAAFPKPWVRDAKFWPPVARINEVYGDRNLMCACPPLEEYESDN
- the trkA gene encoding Trk system potassium transporter TrkA; this translates as MKAIIIGAGEVGFHIAKLLTAQANDVVLIDESQAACDRVNEQLDLQTLRGSGASPRLLKIAGIDEANLIIAVTNSDEINMLACQIADRYKVSTKIARVSSPDYFSIESDLTPKDFGIDLMVNPEHLCVAEFVRLLQVPEAREIVDFEDGRVQLVSFRIKQSNPLIGKSLAELNANGLLNDIRFAAISRPGHPSNNGHPINNGNRHIIIPRGSDALQQGDEVFVIGSAIAVEQLLRISGIAFHQQLDRVIIVGASPIGIELARVLEERNTNVKLIEADPEKAALASQSLKRTTVLQGNYLQFRLLEEAGVDEANGFISVTGDDEDDIMACMTAKENGAQRVLALVQQPRYLPLLARIPRLDGAVSRHLTVVSNILRLIRRGHIISVASLHGIDAEVIEIVAGVNSKIAHKELVSFKAKFPENAFIGAIIRRDRLIIPTGQSVIQPTDRVIVFSLPGAIPVVEDLFAERRD
- a CDS encoding TrkH family potassium uptake protein, producing MSLKLIFYTLGNLLICLAGTMLFPLVVGIYYHTTADEVIRTDVDAFVISLIITLIVGLILRFSFRARHEELGIREGFAVVAMGWVTVALFGSLPYLLAGVFHIAERSPWIAFSFCYFESMAGFTTTGATVLTEIETLSHAMLFWRSFSHWLGGMGIVVLAVAILPLLGVGGMQLFRAEAPGPETDRLTPRITQTAKLLWGVYLLLSLLETALLMLGGMSLFDSLCHTFGTMATGGFSTKNASIGHYDSVYIDMTISFFMFLAGTNFALHYRVLRGDFKAYFRDTEFKFYCIVIAVSITLISWNTIRFQVNGDIPYDSMWTSLRYATFQVMAIITTTGYGTADYEQWPALSQFILVTLMFYGGCAGSTGGGMKQVRFLLLIKQSGAEIKRLIFPHAVLPIRVNDRVVPPEVMTNVLGFFFFFIGIFAIVTCIMTTLGLDLVSAAGATIATMGNIGPGLGSVGPTDNYAHIHTTGKYVLSFCMLLGRLELYTVLILFSPNFWRR
- the pdxH gene encoding pyridoxamine 5'-phosphate oxidase, giving the protein MNTDKLRREYNAHDGNLLEQNASLDPFEQFEKWFADAVDAKLDLPDAMTLATATPQGVPSARMVVLRGFDARGFCFYTDYESQKGRELAENPNAALVFYWRELDRQVRSTGTVKKMSPEKSDAYFASRPVSSQLAVWTERQSLVISGREHLTKGYQRAEQTYSPDRIPRPSHWGGYRLVPNLFEFWQGCPSRLHDRLCYKLQSDGTWKMTRLSP
- a CDS encoding sigma-70 family RNA polymerase sigma factor; translation: MNTKHHFSYSHQLYPKLERLISSTPMLNLEEEQVCALRGTDEARERLVLSHLRLVRSLAFSLSGYGVDVKDLFNQGVIGLIKAVNRYSPSRGRLATFARHFILGEIICYLNKTQTFFHLPDLLRRSVNKFRRVSQKLGESATDTEIAEEMQCSVDQVRCFRECAEQTFESLDAPLADSPEEETLSDTIGSIDPGFVEIEDKLTVSQLLSKLSSIEKEVISLRYGFNGSLLSLRKVGRRLGKSHEWVSKIEKTAMTKLRKHGKQSS